In a single window of the Nicotiana tomentosiformis chromosome 8, ASM39032v3, whole genome shotgun sequence genome:
- the LOC104096635 gene encoding F-box only protein 13 → MAFRRNLKRKSSEEDGDSFAFPLDELNQDLLEKILSWLPTSTFLRLTSVSKKWKSAATSPAFHIACSQITSRDPWFYMVDSSSLSSPFVYDSSEMNWKKFLTYPSNFLEKNQKNDSNFLPVAASGGLLCFHNSEKGEFVIFNPVTSTCRKLPLVDYCNSLCAIGMISTQESYKLFLVFGEFPNLSFRVYNSVTNLWEESAIMSRKFSSCPAAESYSTDEEDDDDGRMLYFLGKCGNVIATEIQKTPCKQYSSIITKNGCTGQEILYFLNSNGKVVVCNFAEKYFFEYPRLLPLSHEYSIDLVECVGELLVVVLSEFLETASLRVWKFDEKSWIWNQVLAMPAAISHEFYGKKVDINCTGGDGEKMFVCISNAAGESCRYFLCNLVGNEWTELPACSVDGYNRKFSCAFSFQPRIEASV, encoded by the coding sequence atgGCCTTTAGAAGAAATCTGAAGAGGAAATCATCTGAAGAAGATGGAGATAGCTTTGCTTTTCCACTTGATGAGCTTAATCAAGATCTTCTTGAGAAGATTCTTTCTTGGCTACCAACTTCTACTTTTCTCCGCTTAACCTCAGTTAGCAAAAAATGGAAATCAGCTGCTACTTCCCCTGCTTTCCACATAGCTtgctctcaaatcacatccagAGACCCTTGGTTTTACATGGTTGATTCTTCTTCACTATCATCTCCTTTTGTGTATGATTCTTCTGAAATGAATTGGAAGAAATTCCTCACTTACCCATCTAATTTTCTtgaaaaaaatcagaaaaatgatTCTAATTTCCTCCCTGTTGCTGCTTCTGGTGGACTTCTCTGCTTCCACAATAGTGAAAAGGGTGAATTCGTCATTTTTAACCCTGTTACTTCCACATGTCGCAAGCTCCCTTTAGTGGATTATTGCAATTCCCTTTGTGCTATAGGAATGATTTCCACTCAAGAATCATATAAACTTTTCCTGGTTTTTGGTGAATTCCCAAATCTTTCCTTTAGAGTCTACAATTCCGTGACAAATCTCTGGGAAGAATCTGCAATTATGAGTAGAAAATTTTCTAGCTGCCCTGCAGCTGAATCTTACAGTACTGATGAAGAAGACGACGACGATGGTCGAATGCTGTATTTCTTGGGTAAATGTGGCAATGTAATAGCAACTGAAATACAAAAAACCCCATGTAAACAGTACTCCTCAATAATCACCAAGAATGGTTGTACTGGCCAAGAGATTCTGTATTTCTTGAACTCCAATGGCAAAGTTGTGGTTTGCAATTTTgctgaaaagtatttttttgagtACCCAAGATTACTTCCTCTTAGTCATGAGTACTCTATTGACTTAGTTGAATGTGTAGGAGAGTTGCTTGTGGTTGTGCTCTCGGAATTCTTGGAAACTGCAAGTCTGAGAGTGTGGAAATTTGACGAGAAGAGTTGGATTTGGAATCAGGTTTTGGCAATGCCAGCAGCAATTTCACATGAATTTTATGGGAAGAAAGTGGATATCAACTGCACTGGAGGAGATGGTGAAAAGATGTTTGTGTGTATTTCTAATGCTGCTGGTGAGAGTTGTAGGTATTTCTTGTGCAATTTGGTTGGAAATGAGTGGACTGAATTGCCTGCTTGTAGTGTTGATGGCTATAACAGGAAATTCAGTTGTGCTTTCTCTTTTCAGCCTAGGATTGAAGCTTCTGTGTGA